In the genome of Photobacterium sp. TLY01, one region contains:
- the secE gene encoding preprotein translocase subunit SecE, protein MKANAENQSSSSSMDSLKWVVVFALLAAAVVGNYLYSDVSVVLRAAAVVVLVAAAGGVAALTAKGKTAITFARESRMEVRKVVWPTRQEATQTTFIVLAVTVIMALALWGIDGIMVRLVRLVTGV, encoded by the coding sequence ATGAAAGCGAATGCCGAAAACCAAAGCAGCTCTAGTAGCATGGATAGCCTGAAATGGGTTGTTGTTTTTGCCCTGCTGGCAGCCGCGGTGGTTGGTAATTACCTGTACAGTGATGTATCTGTCGTGTTGCGTGCCGCAGCTGTAGTGGTCCTGGTTGCCGCTGCTGGTGGTGTTGCAGCGCTTACAGCAAAAGGTAAAACAGCGATCACTTTTGCCCGTGAATCGCGCATGGAAGTCCGCAAGGTAGTGTGGCCAACTCGTCAGGAAGCTACGCAGACAACCTTTATCGTTTTAGCTGTCACTGTCATTATGGCGTTAGCCCTGTGGGGCATCGACGGCATTATGGTCCGTTTGGTCCGCCTGGTTACCGGTGTATAG